aattttattgttcaaTTTCATGTTTCCATATTAAAAAATTCACTGGCTTCCCCTTTATGTGTGTGCAAAGTATGCAGGATCATACTTTGGTGCTTTCAAACCactttattgagattttatccAAGCAAAGAGTAgctgcaaaatatatattttattaaataaatatctaaaaagtgTGAGGTGGTTCACGTCAAGAAACTTTTTTGGGGTGTAAACGCTTCCACAATCCACTATGATTTACCTCTCCTCATTTGACTGCCTctaatagtttttattgtgaCCCATCTGTACCTGTCTCCTGTCTGTATGGTCTGCAAGTGTAGTTGCACCCTCGTAACTCGCTGCAGGGGGTCACAGTCACAGAGTAGAGGGAATTGCACGTCAGGTCTGAGAGAGCACACACTGGCGACGTGTCGTTGCAGTGCAGGACATCGTTGGTCTGAGCTGCTGTGGTCTCGTACAACTCGGCCCCCTTGACTGGGGACCACATGATCTCGAGTGTCTCTGTGGACACCAGCTTCACAGTTACATCCTCTGGACAACAAGGTACTGGGAAGGAGGAGAcagggagaaaagaagaaatgcagAGAAACGACAATTAATGTATGTGCACGTAGGTGGAGCCTACATTGCTAAAGTAAACTACATTCTCACTGGTTGTGTAGTTGCGGACATCTGCGAAGAGGCTGGTGCCGGCCTGGTTGTAGGGGAACACGCTGGTGAGATACGTGTAGCCACACATGCAGAAGAACTGGCAGGTGGTCTTTGTGGTGTTGCAGGACTTCTCTGTCCCATCATCCCTCTTTATGAAAGCCACGTAGTACTCCACCAGGGGCACCTGCTCCCACACCACCGAGCAGTTCCCGGCAGTGGGCTCCTCCACCCAGATGTTCTCTGGGGGACATGGGTCTGTCAACGGCACAGAACAACAACTTAGCATTAAACAAGAAGCCTTGGTTATAGGAAGCCTTCCTTATtgacttttaaacaaaaaaaatcaatgataccctcttttttttttttgtacaagaaCATGGGCATGTGTGATGAACTCACATGTAATGTAGCCGACTGATTGTGAGGGGCTACTGGGTCCAGCATCATTGAAGGCTGTAACGGAGACAGAGCGGTTCTGACCACACTCCTGAGGTGAGATGAAGCAGTAACTGTCACTCGTGTTACAGTATTGGCCATTTGAGGCCAGGACCAAGTAGCTGGTAGCCCCCTGCACCGTCATCCAGTAAACAGCGATTCCAAGAGATCGACCCGGAGTCAGCTGGACTTGGGTTACATCTGGGCTCGGAGgacctggagaaaaacaaataaatagaaggTTGTCAGAGTTTTTACATCCAGGTGGTAGAGATTAGGTTATGGCTCTGCAACCTCTACAGTCCAAAGAGCCGTACACTTAGTCCACCTGATTAAAACGTGTTTAGAACgcatgaatatgttttgatctaaatcatATCATAGCAGTTCGAGCTGTATATTTGGTGTCACTGTGCTGGGGGAAGGCGAACCTCTACCTTACagtcagttttaacaaattttctttctctgaattgTGGGAAACTGCAAAGTGTACTGCTTTGGGTTTGTGGAGTGCACAAATGAAAGGTGTCATGTTGAAAATGTTAACATGTTCAAAGAGGGATGGATTATCGCTTTATGATTTAAACTTTTCCAGAATCATGTCTCATGTTTGCTATGTTTTCTgatgttctgatgttttttttgctcattaagACACACCTCTGAGCACAGCGCTCCGTTTTATTCAAGAGTGTCACAGTAaaggaggctgaatacaaacGGGTGCTATTGAGTAAATCCTTTTTcagttggtctgtcacataaaattataacaaacGTGTCGAAGCTTGTGATTGCGACCAAACAAAACGTGGGGAAAAAAGTGCAGCTTACGGGTGATCTGGCAGACAGTGAGGTCATCACCGGTCCGACCCTCAGCGTCCCAAGCCATGCCCTTGATACAGTAGGAAATTCCTGGTTCGAGTTTGTCAAACGTCATCGTGGTGTCAGTGGTGTTAAGTATGAGGCGGGTGCTGGAGCCTTCTCTGATCATAATCAGTGTGTAGAGGGTTGCGTGCTCCACCGGGGGCCAGGTCACAAGGATGGAGTCATTGGTGGGGGAGGACGTGTTCAACTTGGGGGCAACGACAACTACAAATCATCCAAGGAGGgaacaaaaagcagaacaaaaaagaagaaataaataaatgctcaaATTTCCTTACTTTATCTCTATTTGCCTTTTTGctgtgaaatattaaaaaaaatatttgtgatcaTATTACATTCATTTACTATTCATAAAGGGTTGCAACCTATTTCCCATGGTGTCTTCTTACAAGGAATGAAAATACTACAGTATAAAAGAATGGATAAAGTTTCCACCTTGTTGCTTTTACCACAAGCATAAAATCAGTGACAATGGGCAGTGAAATAACAAGCCCTTATTGCCAGGAAAATGATAGAACAACTTATTGTTTGGGTGGAACAACAGAAGGGCTGCATTTCATGCATCATACTGTACGCTGATTATACAATCTTGCATAAACTCATAACATGTTACACATGAGAGACTATAGAGGTATTTAATCCTACCTGTCCTGGCATTGATGGGGTATGAAGGCTGGCTCCTTCCTCCGGAGTTGACAGACATGACGCTCAGAATGTAGTCGTTGTAGGGCTGGAGCCCCACCACCGTGCCCGGGGACTGTGCGGCTGGGGTCTCAAAGAAGAAATCCCCCGTCGTTGACTCTGCCCTCAGGATGTAGCTGGTTG
This is a stretch of genomic DNA from Gambusia affinis linkage group LG12, SWU_Gaff_1.0, whole genome shotgun sequence. It encodes these proteins:
- the fndc7a gene encoding fibronectin type III domain-containing protein 7 isoform X2 — protein: MTVQWSVHSGASSYKITATPKNSPARPVFAQFSGNTVMGSVNSLSPNTVYTMQLEAMDNALNVLSSAETVETTAPDVPSIDQAYSKNSDSITVEFAGVSGATSYILRAESTTGDFFFETPAAQSPGTVVGLQPYNDYILSVMSVNSGGRSQPSYPINARTVVVAPKLNTSSPTNDSILVTWPPVEHATLYTLIMIREGSSTRLILNTTDTTMTFDKLEPGISYCIKGMAWDAEGRTGDDLTVCQITRPPSPDVTQVQLTPGRSLGIAVYWMTVQGATSYLVLASNGQYCNTSDSYCFISPQECGQNRSVSVTAFNDAGPSSPSQSVGYITYPCPPENIWVEEPTAGNCSVVWEQVPLVEYYVAFIKRDDGTEKSCNTTKTTCQFFCMCGYTYLTSVFPYNQAGTSLFADVRNYTTIPCCPEDVTVKLVSTETLEIMWSPVKGAELYETTAAQTNDVLHCNDTSPVCALSDLTCNSLYSVTVTPCSELRGCNYTCRPYRQETAPCAPEILNMIQTTNSTYKVLISTPNSPNTNYTISATGRYDRYTCQSRNNSCELAQLPCGTIYEVTAVASTAVGRSLPGYSKTLETGPCCPSTVDVTQVTQAMTNLTWLPGTGAGSYIATLTSPRGEAKCHTLDTHCLMGCITCGTNYSVQLDAISSTGQKSQCQYRGFSSSACCPTGVKLYRRTNNSLRVYWRSSNPQAYNHTVELYGTGANYTCFAAAGSMYCDIQEGTCGDVYTVVVAPVGKSGAKVTFCLPRTYSVLCPGSNAGMVISRRRRSVK